In Eriocheir sinensis breed Jianghai 21 chromosome 59, ASM2467909v1, whole genome shotgun sequence, the genomic stretch gaagggagagcttgtgatatgggcgtaggggaatggccgaggaagggagagcttgtgatatgggcgtaggggaatggccgaggaagggagagcttgtgatatgggcgtgagggaatggccgaggaagggagagcttgtgatatgggcgtgagggaatggccgaggaagggagagcttgtgatatgggcgtaggggaatggccgaggaagggagagcttgtgatatgggcgtaagggaatggccgaggaagggagagcttgtgatatgggcgtaggggaatgacaaaggaaaggagagtttgTAATATAGaagttagtcttttttttttcgtctgtcaAATTATCGCGTCGTGCAAGATAAAAGCAGTTAATGACAAGAGCTAATTTTAGGACGTTGTAAATTATCGGTTACCTGAATGTCGTCTCTTTAATTACAGGTGAGAGGGGCGCGGCGCTCCCCTCCCTGCGAACGACCCTCTCATATTGAAGAGTTTGTggtattttattctttctttctctctctttctctttcatcaagTTAATTAAGTCAGACTTTTCATgcgtttattatgttttttttttattctatttagaAATGTAAAGTGGAGGACAAATTACAAGGAACGCGAAAGTAAAAGTTAATTAACCTGTCCATTAAGTCGAATTTCACCCGTGGAGTTTAGATTAGGGTGGAGAAAAAAGTTGAGCCACGCGTTGAGTTGAGTGTTTGTTAGTCAGGCGTGGGTGTGAGTCATGAGTTTGTGAGTCACGCCCTTGGAAgtcgcgaagaggaggaggaggaggaggaggaggaggaggaggaggaggatacgaggGGTGTGTTCTTAGTCACTCCCCCTTGAAGtcgtgtggggaggaaggggaggtgaagaggaggaggaggaggaggaggaggatacgaggTGTGTGTGCATTATTGTGtctaacttttttcctttttttttaatccatgTCTTTCTCCAGTAATTTCTATACCACCAACAcagcattccttcctctcttcgctaACTTGAAAGGGCAATTTGTGTTTCTTACTTGGtttgttttactttgtttttcctGAGGTGTTTTTCTTTGTTGAGTTCGTCCTCTcaccgatccctgaggcactccactctctacaagTCTCcattcatgtcctttaccactgttttcatctctcttccccttcagtaactttccatccagtttttcatgttccctttcaatcctcttcTATTTGCCAGCTTCCATAGttgtcttgtatgtggaactttctTAACGACGCTTTAAAAACAAAACTCGGAAAATCGTGACCAATGACTTGTATATGTGAAGAGGAAGagtttgtgttactttgtgtttctttctctgGGTGATTAAGCACAAcgaggagctgtgtgtgtgtgtgtgtgtgtgtgtgtgtgtgtgtgtgtgtgtgtgtgtgtgtgtgtgtgtgtgtgttgtccctccttTTAGGCAACATTACCGCGTGTGTTGCGTGGCGTGTGTCGTCAGAGCTCAGGTTAATTAAGTCTTTACATTCCTCCTTTGTGACCTGCTTGGCGGCCTCCACGTTAATGGCCTAATGACGTCATAAGCTCCGACACGTGACCCGCAAACACATGTAGTACTCACACCTGACCagcacacacctgcctcacaaaCACCTGACTagcacacacctgcctcacaaaCACCTGACTTACAAATACTAGACTAACAAACATTGGACTCCTTAAAACGTGGCTCACAAACACTGACTTACAAACACCTGACTCACAGACACCTGACtcacaaacacctgactcacaaacacctgactcacaaacacctgactcacaaacacctgactcacaaacacctgactcacaaacacctgactcacaaacacctgactcacaaacacctgactcacaaacacctgactcacaaacacctgactcacaaacacctgactcacaaacacctgactcacaaacacctgactcacaaacacctgactcacaaacacctgactcacaaacacctgactcacaaacacctgactcacaaacacctgactcacAAACACCTGCCTCACAAACACCTGACGAGCACACACCTGACtcacaaacacctgactcacaaacacctgactcacaaacacctgactcacaaacacctgactcacaaacacctgactcacaaacacctgactcacaaacacctgactcacaaacacctgactcacaaacacctgactcacaaacacctgactcacaaacacctgactcacaaacacctgactcacaaacacctgactcacaaacacctgactcacaaacacctgactcacaaacacctgactcacaaacacctgactcacAGACACCTGACTCACAAACACTAGACTCCATAACACGTGACTCACAAACACCTGACTTAACAAACACTAGACGATACTTGGCTCACAAACACCTGACCTAACAAACACTGGACTCTGTAACACGCGGATGAAAACTTGTGATTCTCTTCGCCTTGAAATAACAAACACACGTGGATAACAAACGTGGCTCACAAACGCCTGAAACACCTGACCTAACAAACACTGGACTCTGTAACACGCGGATGAAAACTTGTGATTCTCTTCGCCTTGAAATAACAAACACACGTGGATAACAAACGTGGCTCACAAACGCCTGACTTAACAAACACTAGACTCCATAACATGTGACTCACAAACACCTGACTTAACAAACACTGGACTCTGTAACACGCGGATGAAAACTTGTGATTCTCTTTGCCTTGAAATAACAAACACACGTGGATAACAAACGTGGCTCACAAACACCTGACTTCACAAACGCTCTGGAGGGCAAACACGCGATTCTTATGGCTCTTAATAAGGGATGGCATTAGAAGCAAGCAAAAAGAGGCGATTAACAACACGAGAACattaaaggaacagaaaaaacacGTTGAATTTATAATGATAACACGAATTAAACAGAtaccaaaataaaacaaaggaatgtctgcggaagaaaagcaaaaatagaGTGAAAATTAGCAACGAAGAACATCAAAGGGAACAGAAAAAGAGGTTGAATTTATTAGGATTTAACgaatagaaggaaaattaaaaagataagaaaaactgatattaagaaagagaaggaagggaaggaaagcgaaaagaGGAATTagcaacaaagaaaagaacatcagagagagagagagagagagagagagagagagagagagagagagagagagagagagagagagagagagagagagagagagagagagagagagagagaagaaaaaaaaggttatataatgattacagaaaagaaaacaagaaaagaagaagaaaaaggaagaaaacaacatcagtaattcctcctcctcctcctgcaactaccactactactactactactactactactactactactactactactactattactactactattactactactattactactactactacttaactcACCTTGTAATACGCTAGCAAGGGAGAGCGTGAAGATGCAAGGCCAAACACCCAAGTCCCCCATGACAAGCAGCACCTCATCTACGTTTTCTATGACGCgcagtgaaagaaaatgggtccTAGGTTGCCTCCTCGTCCCCATCCTCTGCTGGTTCATCGTTCGTATCTCCTCCAacagttatcattattgttattgttattatcatcaggattcttcattacttttctttatttctttttattatcttctttctttctttttttctttctttctttctttctttctctttttctttaggttcacttAAGTTCAATGACTCGCTTCCTTGTTAACTGTGATCACatctgcaaagagagagagagagagagagagagagagagagagagagagagagagagagagagagagagagagagagagagagagagagagagagagagatagagagagagagagagagagagagagagagagagagagagagagagagagagagagagagagagagagagagagagagagagagagagagagagagagagagagagagacctttagtATTTCCAGGAAGGACGCGTTTTATATACATCCTGAGGCGTGGGATTGACaacgagagaaaaatatatataaaaaaatataaaaacaataaagtaaagaaaaaagaaaacacgaaaatacaaaaaggaaaaacaagaaaaagaaaaaacgaagaagaggagaaagaaaagagaaagaaggaaatggaggagaaataaaacaaaagaagagaaagaaagagaaataggagagagagagagagagagagagagagagagaacataacgCACTGTACGTTACTCTTGAAGTCTAGCACACGACTGACatctgaccgtgtgtgtgtgtgtgtgtgtatgtgtgtgtgtgtgtgggtgaggggaaggggagaggggaaggtcgatgtgtgtgtgtgtgtgtgtgtgtgtgtgtgtgtgtgtgtgtgtgtgtttgataagcGAGGTGAGCAGAATAGGGAGGCGatatacagaggaagaagaagaggaggaggaggaggaggaggaggaggaagaagaagaagaagaagagggggaggaagaaaaaggttatACAGTGTTAAGTTACATAATATCGAAAGGTTATGAATTATATAagatacactactactactactactacttttactactactactactactactactactactactactactactactactactactactactactactactactactactgctactactaccactactactactactacttctacaacagaGAAAGAATGTATTGATTAGTGAGATATCTCGTGtcagaaaggaacaagaaagatgataaagaaacactcatttgtcACACTAGTCAAATGAGCGTCcgactttccgttttctttctattcctggccagagagagagagagagagagagagagagagagagagagagagagagagagagagagagagagagagagagagagagagaataaattactCGCCGCATTGCCTTCTGTGAGTTACTGTCAAGTGTCACGATgatttgtagtagtaatagtagtagaagtagtagtagtagtagtagtagtagtagtagtatagatagCAAGATAGATAGACCGTGATATGTGAGTGTTTTGTGGTaatttattaacacacacacacacacacacacacacacacacacacacactaaacacccctaaacacacaaacacacacacacgcacaatctattttcctcctttcctcattcctctctttattacccctcctcctcctcctcctcccccagtgaCTTACATGAAGGTATGTGGTAAGTACGGCAATTATCTCTGACGTATGATGACCCCCGACCCGCCACACGATAACTTAAGAAACGACGATTACACGGGgcgagtagaggaggaggaggagaaagtttaaagacagggaaggaaaagtacaATGAAATGTGGAGGGGGAAacagcaggaagagaaggggagaagaagaggaggaggagacaagacgaagaaggaaaggaggaggaaaaaaggagattaagaagagggaagtggaagaaggaacagaagagttagaggaggaagaggaaatacatagataaaaggaaggaagtggaaggagaagaggaggaggaggaggaggaggaaaacgaaaatcagagaaggaaaaggaagaaaatggaagaagaggaaagagaaatggaggaggaggaaaacgaaaaaaaacagagaaggaaaagaaaaagtgtaagaagaggaagaggaaagtaggagaaggagaaggagaaggggaaaaaaactactactactactactactactactactactactactactgataataatgataaaagataaataaagaagcaGATTAAGTAATGAGCGGCGCGCGGCAGTAAGAGCAGCCACCATCAAGGAGTTACAAGCTCAGGTGTTGTTGATATACACTCACCTGTTGCCCGTGTGATAATTACCTGGCTACATTGATCGCCTCACCTGCCTTACCTAGCGCCCTACCTCgctctcttaccttcctcctccctttctttccttgttctttccttgttctttcctgCCTTGCTTTTATTCCTTCGTTTTGCCTAATCCCCAatcccttatctccttcccttacctccctttccttcctccctccctttctttctccctttctttctttgttattttcttgctttctttctttcgttttgttttgttatctccactttcttatctccttctccttcccttgcttcctttctttctttgttatttccttccttgctttctctcttttttggctaataaacaagattatatcttctacaaaacatttatataaggacaaagtatcctctcaatatttaaaggggaaaaaataaaaggagaactacaagaaatatctcaaaacttttggtattatggcttccttctcttctcacaagcataatatctgaatataaatcaaccaaattaacctttttgtaaccgttgcaacacctataatgtttaaattgatacaaatttaataaaaatcatgaaaaaatccaccgtccgaatcatcacgactctttaaaaagcaaatgtgtggtcacactcctttgcCAGCACGAGGCTTCGCGGGTGATCGTGTTACGCGGCAACACCTTCGccgggcatcgctgcgtcaccgaaataatttacatctcgctaattggcacgtttttgaagcgagagcttacgatacaccctgacaatgttacatacgagatgcaaaaaaacataaaataggacttgcatcgaaaataacagctctgagggcgtggttgtccctttgtgggccaaggcaacaaagttttgcacatttacacaaaatctcgcggcactcactcccatacactttaccATAAGTGCGATGGCCGGACCATCCcgctgtccgaatcatcaccgctctcccctacctGGTGATGGGTGGGCCTGGGGCGGCATGGTGGTGCGGGGAGTGGGGCGGCATGGTGGTGCAGGGGGAGTGTGGCGTCTCCCTCCTGCAGTGACACCAAAAaaccttcgccttctccttcgATAAGGTAGGCTGCGGAGACCACCATGAGACATGAGCGGCAGGCTCTGCAGGCTGTACAGGCTATACTCATGTATTGTTGACGATCTTTTGCTTCCCcaccctcctttattttttttatttttttgggggatTGTAGGGTTAAATGTATAAAGACGCTGATGTAAAGTAATGAACAGTAGGCAATAATCACgctgtagtaatagcagcagcagaagcagtagcattattgttattattattattattattattattattattattattattagtagtagtagtaggagtagtaattaACGTGGTTGAGGTAGCAATACTAAATATATTAATTAATCCATCATTTCTTGTTATATTTATTCTTAATTGCCGTGCATATGTCAATACAATATTACTCATGATCGATTAGCATTTAGCAACACTACAAGCTTAAGctccaaatacactgccgaattttggctcacgaatgtgcgcgaatatgcaagtcatcctgtgtcgcggacaagttcggcatcattcttgcctgttcttggccgctcggggacatgtctgcgtccaccgcgcgacttttgagtttgacagttggtcacgaccgccacggaAGTTTCatattgcatgaaaaattcgcggccgttcgccgaatgtacacgaatgcaaaatggacgccgaattgtcgccgaaatgtcgccatgtcgcagacaattcggcgttcgattcgcggtgttcggcgaattgtcgccgaattttgaccgttgaaatttaaattttattgggaAATTTGTCgtcgacatgtcgccgactattcctATATGTTGCCCACctggggcccacattttttgctggctgggtAGTGACCAACCCACACTgagcctcccctgcctccccagcCTGTCTTACTTTAATACTTTACTTACCATTTCACTTACTGTACTAACTTTCACTTACTGGCAACACTAGAAAACCAAAAATGACAAAGGTCCGGCGCCGCGTCTGGCAACACTGCGCCATGGTGACATGTAAACAAACTCAGATTGTGACTCGGCACCGTGCCTCCCTgtcttcccctgcctcccctgcctcaaCTAAGCTCCCACTGGCAGATTTGTTAGGCCTATTGGAAGCACACAGGCCTAACGCACCTCTGGACACACCGGCGGGACTGTGCGCTTTATAATAACGAAGGAAATCGAAGAAAGGTGACGGGGACTCCagctccactttcccttccagtCACACGTCCGCCCCTTCACATTATCGCCATGGCCAACACCGTGAGTATGGGAGGGTGAATATATTGTAAGGGTGAATATATTGTAAGGGTGAATATATTGTAAGGGTGGATATATTGTAAGGGTGAATATATCGTAAGGGTGAATATATTGTAAGGGTGAATATATCGTACGGGTGGATATATCGTATGGGTGGATATATCGTAAGGGTGGATATATCATGTGGGTGAATATATCGTAAGGGGGAATATATTGTAAGGGGGAATATATCGAAGGGTGAATATATCGTATTGGTGAATATATCGTATGGGTGAAATATATTGTATGGGTGAACATTTCGTAAGGGTGAAATATACTGGGATAATATTGAGGAAACCATAGCtacctctggcaaagttaatacaacatggatttctttttggtccctgaatgcagtgcagtaacaagtgacttctgggaaagagaaagaaaattgatataatgatgtaaaaatgTTAATGGTTCACTATAAAGCACGACATAGCACTCCCATCTGTGGCGGTGGTGGATGTGGCAGCGGTCCAGccagtgttgtgagaaatacctcctcgctgaaataagtcacatatgtTGGGGGTAGGGGTCCAGAGGGGGGCCAAAGCCTCCCCCCCCATGGTTAGAAGGGGGGTCAAGCGAAGCTCCCCTGTTCGCtatcaggtcgtaaagttcggttggagtagtttaaatatgctctccCACCCTAAAACCCCGATTTCCCTTTCGTCCCcgaagttgaacctctctgtgagctattttgcagctgcagCGGAGGGTGCACATTGAAAAATCAATTATTTAGTCATTTgcagagaaaaataatataaccatgataaacagcatcatattttgtccagaactaagcagtcagcatctcaaaattagtaggctacactTTCGTCAATATTCCCCATATACTGTATGGGTGAAATATACCGTATggatgaacctaacctaaccatgccaaGCTCCATCTCAACTCTCAAATTAACAACCTCCCGTCTCTCTCTGCCGCCCAGGCCCAGATGCTGATAGCCCTGGCGTTCGCAGTGGTGGCGGTGCTGCACCAGATTGACACAGACCCCTCCGCCTGGGCCGCCACGGAGCAGGGCAGCATATACGCCTCCAGGGAGCAACTGCAGCGCTTCATCACAAACCCAGACTCTGTGGAGAAGGTAGGTTAGCTTAGGTGATGATGTTTTCTCCACTccatctttttatccttttcctcaacctcttccttcctatGGGCTTTGAGGAGATGCTTATTTATAGAAAGAATATATATTGGGGGAggattctttctttttcatttttcagggAGGGTAAGTGATGTTGTTTTCcccactctttcttttccttttcttcaacctcttccttcccttgggCAATGTACTCGAAGTGATCCATAGCCTCACCATGTAGTTATATATTCCAATGCATAGGGAAATATTTACTCACTGCTTTGTGGTGTAGGGTAAACTAACCAACAGGGGTCATATGGCAGTATTGGTTCACTTGCCCACCAACTCCACCCCAGACAGTCAAGCCTCCATGCAGTTGCCCTTTCCATTCTAACGAGACAAATTCTTCTCCTTCCAGTGGTTCAACTTGGTGACGCTGTTCAAGGCAGCGGACAGTCGGCCTCTCGGTGTTGGGAAGAAGTACCAGGCGATATATGAGCTGCCTTTGATAGGTGAGTGTATATGTGCTGCAGGAGACACTGGCTGCTGGTGGGCTTTCGGAGGGTTGTGCCTCTGCATAAAATTAGGTTTCCGGCGAggcatatgtataaaaaaatattgttcCTGTTGAAGACTTTCCTATTTGCTTGATTATATAAGTTGTGTTAAGCATGATTTTAACACTGTGAATTTCCACTTCCCTCATCATCCACATGACCTCTGCTTGTCATGAAacgcgagaaattaatccagattCAGAAAAGGCTTTACCattgccggggatcgaacccacaaCCAGCTAGATTAGAAAGCCACCCCTTAACCAGTCCACCAAAGAGGTATCCCCCTCGCAGAATGAGTTTAGGAGGCTCTCCACAACAGGCGGTTCAGTCACTATATGATATGTGGTATTTCAGTCTTATGTAGTTTCAACTTGCGTGAAAAACCAACAGTGCATTTAGTTGAGTGTCAggctccctctcctcaccccttcctctgccACCCCCCAGGCGAGTACTCCATGTTCCTGACGGTGGTGGAGTACAAGCCCAACAGTCTGGTGGTGCTGGACTCACAGTCGCTCCTCCGCCCGCACTTCACCATCAAGTTCGAGGATAACGGACCCAACACCACCAGGCTCATCTTCTCGTAagtgttcgttcgtttgtttgtttgtgttttgatgtgttttttattgttttgatgtgttcttttgtttatttatctatttatttgcttttttttgcttttatttgtatttttatttatgattttgtctacttattcatgtttttttaagTGGACTAAAAAGCATCAACAAACTCTAGGGCAAAatagagcataaaaaaaaaatacctctgCCACTGCTTCTGAAAAAAGTTGATCATAAGAGTGTCCGAGAGGGCCAACATCCAACAGCCAcatcatctctctcccctcctccccccctcaggATGCAGTACAGGCGGTCGTCAGCGCTCTTCCAGTGGACGGTGGGGCCGGTGCTGCGCTTCCTGACGAGCCAGCAGCTGCAGCGCTCCCTCTTCATGATACGGATGATGTTCCCCTTCTGACGCTTAGAGGACTCCACCTACAGCCCTGTCATTGCCACCATCCAGCTCTCCTCGTCTGTGTGAGAGTGAGGCTGCCGATCACTGCTGTCGCCTGCCGTGCCGATCCTGGTCCTTGGGGATGCTTGCCGATCTCTACGCATCACCCAAATAGCACTCATTTCAGGGAGAGAAATTACGAAGGGAGATTAAGCC encodes the following:
- the LOC126985255 gene encoding uncharacterized protein LOC126985255, with the protein product MANTAQMLIALAFAVVAVLHQIDTDPSAWAATEQGSIYASREQLQRFITNPDSVEKWFNLVTLFKAADSRPLGVGKKYQAIYELPLIGEYSMFLTVVEYKPNSLVVLDSQSLLRPHFTIKFEDNGPNTTRLIFSMQYRRSSALFQWTVGPVLRFLTSQQLQRSLFMIRMMFPF